The following DNA comes from Haloarchaeobius salinus.
GCGCGCGAGGGTGTCCCCGAGGAGAGTCCGTCCTACTAGAGCCAACCGCGAAGTCGCGCGAGGACGGACGGCCCGGAGGCTCCGCGCCGACGGTCACGAATTCGGCCGCGTCCCAGTACTGCCACCCCGGTGACGTACACGAGCCCGCCCAGCAACGCGTCGATGGCGACGATGGGCGCCCAGGGATGGACCCGGTAGAGCCAGTCGATGGTCCCCGCGGGCAGTACACCAAGGTATCGGTACTCGGCGACGAACCGGCGGTAGTAACCGGTGTCGTCGGCGGCGTGGAGCGTCAGCGTCGCGTTGGCCTGGCTCCGCCCGTCGACCTGAACGTGCCCCGGTGAGACGTCCACGCCCTCGCTCGCCGGTTCGAGGTAGACGTGGACCGGGACGAGCCCGCCGTTCGGCACCGCGTACGTGAGGTTCGACGACGTGCCCTGTCGGATGACCGTGGGGTTCTCGGAGTCGAACTCCGCGCTGACGACCCCGTACTCCTGGGTGCCCGCGGGGACGACCATCGCGGCGGTCGCGGCGACGACGACGAGCAGCGCGAACCCGACGAGCACGAGCCGAGCGGAGGTGCCGTCGTCACGGCTCGTCGACCGCTCGCGGCTGCGGCCGCCCCCTCCCGAGAGGTACCAGTCGACCACGTAGGCGACCGCCGAGAGCGCGAACAGGAGCGTCGCGAGTCCCTGCGTACCGAGCAGCGAGCGCGTCCCGAACAGGGTCGCGAGCCGTATCTGGGCCGTCTCCAGCACGCCCTGGAACCCCATGACGACGGTGCCGAGATGCGGAATCACGACTACCTGCCCGTTCACCTGCAGCGCCGTCGCGACGATCTGGGCGTCCTTGACCGGTGGCTCGCCGCCGTCCTGGTCGGTGAACGGGTTGTTGTCCCCACGTGTGACGTATCCCCGCTCGGTCTCCCCGACGACGCGGTGTGTCGTCAGCCCGCCGCCCTGGACCTCCTCCGCCCGGAAGACGACCACGTCGCCCTCCGAGACGTCGCCCGCGACCGCCGACGGGACCGCGACGAAGCCGTCGCCGGGGTCCATCGTCGGCTGCATGCTCCCCGTCTCGACGTAGCTCAGGAGTATCGGCTGTCCGAGCACACTGCCCGCCACCAGCGAGACGACGACGACCGCGAGCAGCACCGTGGCTCCCCACGAGAGATACCGACGGTACGTGGACATCAGCGTCACTCCCCCCACCCGTAGCAGTCAGCAGCCGCGCTGAAAAGGTATCGCCATGATAGTCCCGGGGAGTGGGACCGCTGCCGGTTCATGGACCGACAAGCCGCCGACCCAGCACGACCGCGACCAGCAGTGTGGCCCCGGTGACGACCGCCAGGACCGCGAGCGCAGGCTCGGACGAGCCGGGGACGTCCTGGGAGGGTGAGATATCTGGGCGAGCCGGGTCCGGGTCCGGGTCCTCATCACGCGAGGCTGGCGTCCCCGGCTGGTCCTGCTCGGCGCGCCCGTCCCCGCCGTCCCGTGGTTGCTCGGACACGACGACGGTTCCGGCGTCGACGCCAGCGACGGAGACCTCGTACTCGCCCGGCTCGCCGAAGCTGACGCGTTCGCGGACGGTCGTCGACTCGTCGGGGCCGAGTTCGACGGTCGCCGAGTCGACGCGGTCGCCTTCGACCCTGACCGGGACCCGCCGCTGCCCGTCGTCCCGGCCGATGTTCTCCAGCTCGGCGGTGATCGTCGTCGCGTTCCCGGGTGTCACCTCACGGGCCCCGACCCCGGCGTCGACGACCTCGATGGCGGGGAGCGCGGTCGCGACGACGATGCTCGACAGCGCCGACGCGTTCGCGGCGTAGTGTATCCGTTTCCCACGCTCGACCATCGCGGCGTCGAGCGCGGTCCAGCCGTCGCTCCCGAGCCGGTACACCGTCACGTCGTCGGGGTCGGTCCCGCGCCAGTCGAGGTAGTCGCGGTCCACGCTGACGTACACGGTCGCGTCGCCGACCGAGTCCGGGACGCGCTCGCGGTCCAGATGCACGTACCCGTCGGCGCGCACGTGGTCCGCTCCGAGCCCGGGCAGCCCGCCGAACGGCCCCGGCCGACCGGCAACGTCGAACTCGACGACGCTCCCGGTCGCCGCGAAGGCGACCCGGTCGAGGGTGACGTTCGCGCCCGCGACGTGCATCCCGTCGAGGCCGACCGAGACGCGGTCGTTCCCACCCAGCACCGTCACGCCGCGGCGGTTCGGAGCCGTTGACGTGACGGTCGTCGTGGTGCCGTCCGACGGCGCGATGGCCGCGCTTCCGTCCCCGTCGCCGGAGTCACTCTGCTCCGTGGCTGGGTCGCGCTCGTCACCCTCGGCGGCGACGACCGCGTTCACCTCGAAGCTGTCGACGACCACGTCGGGGAGCACGTCGTCGGTCGACACCACGCGCAGCCCCACCGCCACGCTCTCGTTCGGCGCGAGGTGGACCGCCCCGTCCGCCCCCTCGATGGGCTCGCCCCGCGCGGTGAACGTCGCCAGCGGGTGCCCGGACTCGATCCAGACCCGCGCCGTGCTGTCGCCCTCGTTCGTGATGGTGAACACCGCCGGGACAGCTGTGACCGCGTCTTCGTTCGGCCCGTCGCCCTCGACGTTCGGGTTCGACGCGCTCAGGTCGACGGCGAGCTCGTCGTCCGCGTCGTAGTAGGCGTACTGGCCGTTCGGGCCCGGGTGCGGTTCGAGGACGATGGACTGGCCGATGTCGTCGTCCTGGGTGAGCTGGACCGCGCCGGTTCCCTGGAGGAGTGCGAGGGCTATAGCGAGGGTTGCGAGAGTCGTGAGGAGGAGTTTGGTGGTGCTATCCACTGCTACCGGCCTCCGTGCTGTCGGCTGCTCGATTTTGAGTTCCCATCCTCCGTGCCACCACCGCGAAGACCCACCGGCGGAGTCGAACCGCCGACTCGGATGATGTGAAACAAGGGGGGATGTATGTTCCAATCAGCCAAGGTTCCAAAGTGGGTGCCTCTCGTCTGTCTAAAGAATCG
Coding sequences within:
- a CDS encoding signal peptidase I, translating into MSTYRRYLSWGATVLLAVVVVSLVAGSVLGQPILLSYVETGSMQPTMDPGDGFVAVPSAVAGDVSEGDVVVFRAEEVQGGGLTTHRVVGETERGYVTRGDNNPFTDQDGGEPPVKDAQIVATALQVNGQVVVIPHLGTVVMGFQGVLETAQIRLATLFGTRSLLGTQGLATLLFALSAVAYVVDWYLSGGGGRSRERSTSRDDGTSARLVLVGFALLVVVAATAAMVVPAGTQEYGVVSAEFDSENPTVIRQGTSSNLTYAVPNGGLVPVHVYLEPASEGVDVSPGHVQVDGRSQANATLTLHAADDTGYYRRFVAEYRYLGVLPAGTIDWLYRVHPWAPIVAIDALLGGLVYVTGVAVLGRGRIRDRRRGASGPSVLARLRGWL
- a CDS encoding CARDB domain-containing protein, with translation MDSTTKLLLTTLATLAIALALLQGTGAVQLTQDDDIGQSIVLEPHPGPNGQYAYYDADDELAVDLSASNPNVEGDGPNEDAVTAVPAVFTITNEGDSTARVWIESGHPLATFTARGEPIEGADGAVHLAPNESVAVGLRVVSTDDVLPDVVVDSFEVNAVVAAEGDERDPATEQSDSGDGDGSAAIAPSDGTTTTVTSTAPNRRGVTVLGGNDRVSVGLDGMHVAGANVTLDRVAFAATGSVVEFDVAGRPGPFGGLPGLGADHVRADGYVHLDRERVPDSVGDATVYVSVDRDYLDWRGTDPDDVTVYRLGSDGWTALDAAMVERGKRIHYAANASALSSIVVATALPAIEVVDAGVGAREVTPGNATTITAELENIGRDDGQRRVPVRVEGDRVDSATVELGPDESTTVRERVSFGEPGEYEVSVAGVDAGTVVVSEQPRDGGDGRAEQDQPGTPASRDEDPDPDPARPDISPSQDVPGSSEPALAVLAVVTGATLLVAVVLGRRLVGP